From Sparus aurata chromosome 9, fSpaAur1.1, whole genome shotgun sequence, a single genomic window includes:
- the trpm2 gene encoding transient receptor potential cation channel subfamily M member 2 isoform X1 produces MLLLTFIQVKERPQESSKMEMLQKFENRIQPQQTIKQLQGKTLQLKQAVSCFKKRCTFAAWVRENVNKRECCFFEKGVRADVCKCGYSKTDHVDEAIKPEDFTGESWDRHRHIREVPTDAFGDISFGGLGQKTGQYARVSTDTSPEILYQLLTDQWKLSPPNLLISVTGGAKNFYLKARLKTVFHRGLIKVAQTTGAWIITGGTHTGVMKHVGRAVRDYALSSSTQGQIVAIGVATWGIIHNRDALVHPEGCFPAHYVMDIEGQGRLSCLDNNHTHFLLVDDGTQGQYGVEIELRSRLEKCIAGKRLGNKESGVTIPVVCVVLDGGPGTLNTIYNAMLNSTPCVILEGSGRIADVIAQVAGLPPGRITIALIHQLMKKFFGEEYERFPDLKIIEWTKKIQDIIRMSQLLTVFRISDDDQGDVDVAILQALLKASRTSESLGIDCWKRQLELAIAWNRVDIAETEIFTEESHWKSSDLHWAMLSALVGNKPQFVRLLLENGVNLRDFLQEEETLCELYKEMPGCFFLGKLAKRVQNSSRIRRRVIGIRSRNHSGELITMTHVSGEVRHLLGSFTQPLYLPSTTINQFNMSIEDSSSSLSKSQAGSQAALREAVAEAPRDPGRDLFLWAIVQNNKELAEIAWEQCRDCMSAALAASQILKKLAAEGSDADEAEEMKELANHYEKHAIGVFSQCHNSDEDRARKLLVHASPLWGRTTCLRLALEADDKSFVAQSGVQALLTQIWCGELSVDNPVWRVMVCMVFFPLIYTSFLVFRRDEVIQRETAKNEEIKTVEKVTGSTLRTNSRSLSDVICSDLASLRRLKPLRSWSKLVSLYSSPQVKFFWNIVSYFAFLFLFAVVLMIDFQDLPSPLELLLYIWLLSLVCEEVRQLFHDPDGFGFRKKSKMYINDLWNILDVLSIILFIIGLALRLTTVLFYAGKVLLCIDFVVFCLRLMAIFTISKTLGPKIIIVKRMMMDMFFFMFLLSIWVVAYGVAKQGILIHNDNRLDWILRGAVYEPYLIIFGDFPQNIEYSGFDLNSCSMNGTDPLKPKCPVLNESQTPAFPEWLTIIMLCVYLLFANILLLNLLIAIFNFTFQEVQDNTDRIWKFQRYELIKEYHSRPAAPPPFIILSHLYIFIRNVVLCRPPIVCKEFKNELLESEEEELLSWEALMKDRYLQSTQQEQSQSMERRILDTAQKVTTIGDRLEREEEKSSDAMLKRLARLEEQVVQSARALQWIMDSLKSQGFAAKEAQSLTLTTTDESPDTYVSTSEKEDGFHVNARQFHYPGSKVTRFPVPDEKVPWEVGFSSYMPIYFASEDSEDQVDGSEVAASDNYKNPQGRTGIRGRGTLSRLGPNLHVDLVLTRWRDSERSVLEYLAVLGETQGLLALPAGPVQTTDVLPVTLKRTMGKTLYEKLNEKVSDGIKVFEGYVDDCRNTDNAWVETTVLNIHLDRSSPLMVDISNMAVSAYGSLLWQEVSGRARLSSNQRESLRQIAELHNRKF; encoded by the exons ATGTTGTTGCTGACGTTTATCCAAGTGAAAGAACGGCCACAAGAAAGCAGCAAGATGG AAATGCTGCAAAAATTTGAGAACAGGATCCAACCGCAGCAAACGATCAAGCAGCTCCAGGGGAAAACACTTCAGCTGAAACAAGCGgtttcttgttttaaaaag CGCTGCACGTTTGCCGCCTGGGTCAGGGAGAACGTCAACAAGAGGGAGTGCTGCTTCTTTGAAAAAGGTGTCAG AGCGGATGTATGCAAGTGTGGCTACTCTAAGACCGATCATGTGGATGAAGCCATCAAGCCGGAGGACTTCACAGGCGAGTCGTgggacagacacagacacatccGTGAAGTCCCCACCGATGCTTTTGGAGACATCAGCTTTGGTGGTTTGGGACAAAAGACTGGCCAG TATGCGCGAGTGTCCACAGACACCAGCCCTGAAATCCTGTACCAGTTATTGACCGATCAGTGGAAACTTTCCCCTCCCAACCTGCTAATCTCAGTGACCGGAGGAGCCAAGAACTTCTACCTGAAGGCTCGTCTCAAGACGGTCTTCCACAGAGGTCTCATTAAAGTGGCCCAGACcacag GTGCATGGATCATCACTGGTGGCACACATACTGGTGTGATGAAGCATGTCGGGCGGGCTGTGAGGGACTACGCCCTGAGCAGCTCCACGCAGGGTCAAATCGTGGCCATCGGAGTAGCAACGTGGGGAATAATTCACAACAGGGATGCTCTGGTGCATCCAGAG GGTTGTTTCCCAGCCCATTATGTGATGGACATTGAGGGCCAAGGCCGACTCTCCTGCCTCGATAACAACCACACCCACTTCCTGCTGGTGGACGATGGGACTCAGGGACAATATGGAGTGGAGATTGAGCTGCGGAGCCGTCTGGAGAAGTGCATCGCTGGGAAGCGTCTTGGAAACAAAG AAAGCGGCGTGACCAtccctgtggtgtgtgtggttttggaTGGGGGACCAGGCACTCTAAAT aCCATCTATAACGCCATGCTGAACAGTACACCGTGTGTGATCTTGGAGGGCTCTGGGAGAATAGCAGATGTGATCGCTCAGGTGGCAGGGCTGCCACCAGGCCGGATCACCATCGCCCTCATCCACCAGTTAATGAAAAAGTTCTTTGGCGAAGAGTATGAAAGGTTCCCCGACCTCAAGATCATAGAATGGACCAAGAAG ATTCAGGACATCATCAGGATGTCTCAATTGCTGACAGTCTTCAGAATAAGCGATGACGATCAAGGGGATGTGGATGTAGCTATCCTCCAAGCACTGCTCAAAG CCTCGAGGACCAGCGAATCACTGGGAATCGACTGCTGGAAGAGGCAGCTGGAGCTGGCTATAGCTTGGAACCGAGTGGACATAGCTGAGACTGAGATCTTCACTGAGGAGAGCCACTGGAAG TCCAGTGACCTCCACTGGGCCATGTTGTCAGCCCTGGTTGGCAACAAACCTCAGTTTGTGCGTCTGCTGCTGGAGAACGGTGTGAATCTGAGGGAtttcctgcaggaggaggagactcTGTGCGAGCTCTACAAAGAGATGCCCGGCTGCTTCTTTCTTGGTAAACTGGCCAAGCGGGTCCAAAATTCAAGCCGCATCAGGAGGCGGGTGATCGGCATCAGGTCTCGAAATCACTCGGGTGAATTGATCACCATGACTCACGTGTCTGGCGAGGTGCGCCACCTGCTGGGCAGTTTCACCCAGCCCCTCTACCttccctccaccacgataaacCAGTTCAACATGTCTATAGAGGATTCATCTTCATCA CTGTCTAAAAGTCAGGCAGGATCACAGGCTGCACTCAGGGAGGCCGTTGCTGAAGCACCGAGAGACCCGGGCAGAGACCTTTTCCTTTGGGCCATCGTGCAAAACAATAAGGAGCTGGCTGAAATTGCCTGGGAGCAG TGCAGGGATTGCATGTCTGCCGCCCTGGCCGCCAGTCAGATCCTGAAGAAGCTGGCGGCGGAAGGAAGTGATGCAGACGAGGCTGAGGAAATGAAAGAGCTCGCCAATCACTATGAGAAACACGCCATCG GTGTCTTCAGTCAGTGCCACAACAGTGACGAAGACCGGGCTCGGAAGTTGTTGGTTCATGCGTCACCGCTTTGGGGGAGGACGACGTGCCTGAGGCTGGCGCTGGAGGCCGATGATAAAAGCTTTGTAGCTCAGTCAGGTGTTCAG GCTCTTCTGACGCAGATCTGGTGTGGTGAGCTCTCAGTGGACAACCCTGTGTGGAGAGTGATGGTCTGCATGGTTTTCTTCCCACTCATCTACACCAGCTTTCTGGTTTTCAG ACGTGATGAAGTCATCCAGAGAGAAACTGCAAAGAACGAGGAAATCAAGACGGTGGAGAAAGTGACTGGAAGCACACTGCGAACAAACTCTCGTAGCCT TTCGGACGTCATTTGCAG TGACCTCGCCAGCCTGAGGCGCCTGAAGCCTCTGAGGAGCTGGTCCAAGCTGGTGAGCTTGTATAGCTCTCCGCAGGTCAAGTTTTTTTGGAACATCGTGTCTTACTTCgccttcctcttcctgttcgCGGTGGTGCTGATGATCGACTTCCAGGACCTGCCCTCTCCTTTGGAGCTGCTGCTTTATATCTGGCTGCTCTCTCTGGTGTgcgaggaggtcagacag CTGTTTCATGATCCTGATGGCTTCGGGTTTCGTAAGAAATCCAAAATGTACATCAACGACCTGTGGAATATTTTAGACGTACTGTCCATCATCCTCTTTATCATTGGCCTTGCACTTAG GCTGACGACTGTGCTCTTCTATGCGGGTAAAGTCCTCCTCTGCATCGACTTTGTGGTCTTCTGCCTCCGTCTCATGGCCATCTTCACTATCAGCAAAACCCTGGGACCCAAAATCATCATTGTGAAGAGGATG ATGATGGATATGTTCTTCTTCATGTTCCTGCTGAGTATCTGGGTGGTGGCGTACGGTGTGGCCAAACAAGGCATCCTCATCCACAACGACAATCGGCTAGACTGGATCCTCCGCGGGGCAGTTTATGAGCCGTACCTCATCATATTTGGGGATTTTCCCCAAAATATTGAAT ATTCCGGATTTGACCTCAACTCTTGCAGTATGAATGGCACCGATCCTCTGAAGCCAAAGTGTCCCGTGCTGAACGAAAGCCAAACCCCAGCATTCCCTGAGTGGCTCACCATCATCATGCTCTGTGTTTACCTGCTCTTTGCCAACATACTGCTGCTCAACCTGCTCATAGCCATCTTCAA CTTTACGTTCCAGGAAGTTCAGGACAACACTGACAGAATCTGGAAATTTCAAAGATATGAGCTGATTAAGGAGTACCACAGCCGCCCCGCTGCGCCTCCTCCTTTCATCATCCTCAGCcatctttacatcttcatcagGAACGTGGTGCTGTGCAGGCCCCCCATCGTATGCAAAGAGTTCA AGAACGAGCTTCTcgagagtgaggaagaggagctgttGTCGTGGGAGGCCTTGATGAAGGACAGATACCTGCAGTCCACTCAGCAGGAGCAGAGCCAGAGCATGGAGCGACGCATCCTGGACACAGCCCAGAA GGTTACCACCATAGGCGATCGGctggagagggaagaggagaagagcTCTGATGCCATGTTGAAAAGACTGGCTCGACTAGAGGAGCAG GTCGTCCAGTCAGCCAGAGCCCTGCAGTGGATTATGGACAGTCTGAAATCTCAGGGTTTTGCAGCAAAAGAAGCACAGTCACTGA CATTAACAACAACAGACGAGTCCCCTGACACGTATGTCAGTACATCAGAGAAAGAAGACGGGTTCCACGTGAACGCCCGACAGTTTCATTACCCAGGCAGCAAAGTCACGCGCTTCCCTGTGCCTGACGAGAAGGTGCCATGGGAG gtcGGCTTCAGCTCATACATGCCAATTTATTTCGCCTCTGAAGACAGTGAAGACCAAGTAGATGG ATCAGAAGTAGCGGCTTCAGATAATTACAA AAACCCACAAGGGAGGACGGGCATCAGAGGACGAGGCACACTGAGCCGCCTCGGTCCAAATCTGCACGTAGACCTTGTGCTTACACG CTGGCGAGACAGCGAGCGATCTGTTTTGGAGTACCTGGCGGTTTTGGGAGAGACCCAAGGACTGTTGGCTTTACCTGCC GGACCCGTCCAAACTACTGACGTCCTGCCAGTGACTCTTAAGAGGACCATGGGAAAGACGCTGTATGAAAAGCTAAATGAAAAAGTATCAGACGGAATAAAG GTGTTCGAGGGTTATGTGGACGACTGCAGGAACACGGATAACGCCTGGGTGGAAACCACCGTCTTAAACATTCACCTGGACAGATCGAGCCCGCTGATGGTCGATATCAGCAACATG GCGGTGAGCGCCTACGGTTCCCTTCTGTGGCAGGAGGTGAGCGGCAGGGCCCGACTCAGCTCAAACCAAAGAGAGTCTCTGCGGCAGATTGCCGAGCTGCACAACAGGAAGTTCTGA
- the trpm2 gene encoding transient receptor potential cation channel subfamily M member 2 isoform X2 has translation MLLLTFIQVKERPQESSKMEMLQKFENRIQPQQTIKQLQGKTLQLKQAVSCFKKRCTFAAWVRENVNKRECCFFEKGVRADVCKCGYSKTDHVDEAIKPEDFTGESWDRHRHIREVPTDAFGDISFGGLGQKTGQYARVSTDTSPEILYQLLTDQWKLSPPNLLISVTGGAKNFYLKARLKTVFHRGLIKVAQTTGAWIITGGTHTGVMKHVGRAVRDYALSSSTQGQIVAIGVATWGIIHNRDALVHPEGCFPAHYVMDIEGQGRLSCLDNNHTHFLLVDDGTQGQYGVEIELRSRLEKCIAGKRLGNKESGVTIPVVCVVLDGGPGTLNTIYNAMLNSTPCVILEGSGRIADVIAQVAGLPPGRITIALIHQLMKKFFGEEYERFPDLKIIEWTKKIQDIIRMSQLLTVFRISDDDQGDVDVAILQALLKASRTSESLGIDCWKRQLELAIAWNRVDIAETEIFTEESHWKSSDLHWAMLSALVGNKPQFVRLLLENGVNLRDFLQEEETLCELYKEMPGCFFLGKLAKRVQNSSRIRRRVIGIRSRNHSGELITMTHVSGEVRHLLGSFTQPLYLPSTTINQFNMSIEDSSSSLSKSQAGSQAALREAVAEAPRDPGRDLFLWAIVQNNKELAEIAWEQCRDCMSAALAASQILKKLAAEGSDADEAEEMKELANHYEKHAIGVFSQCHNSDEDRARKLLVHASPLWGRTTCLRLALEADDKSFVAQSGVQALLTQIWCGELSVDNPVWRVMVCMVFFPLIYTSFLVFRRDEVIQRETAKNEEIKTVEKVTGSTLRTNSRSLDLASLRRLKPLRSWSKLVSLYSSPQVKFFWNIVSYFAFLFLFAVVLMIDFQDLPSPLELLLYIWLLSLVCEEVRQLFHDPDGFGFRKKSKMYINDLWNILDVLSIILFIIGLALRLTTVLFYAGKVLLCIDFVVFCLRLMAIFTISKTLGPKIIIVKRMMMDMFFFMFLLSIWVVAYGVAKQGILIHNDNRLDWILRGAVYEPYLIIFGDFPQNIEYSGFDLNSCSMNGTDPLKPKCPVLNESQTPAFPEWLTIIMLCVYLLFANILLLNLLIAIFNFTFQEVQDNTDRIWKFQRYELIKEYHSRPAAPPPFIILSHLYIFIRNVVLCRPPIVCKEFKNELLESEEEELLSWEALMKDRYLQSTQQEQSQSMERRILDTAQKVTTIGDRLEREEEKSSDAMLKRLARLEEQVVQSARALQWIMDSLKSQGFAAKEAQSLTLTTTDESPDTYVSTSEKEDGFHVNARQFHYPGSKVTRFPVPDEKVPWEVGFSSYMPIYFASEDSEDQVDGSEVAASDNYKNPQGRTGIRGRGTLSRLGPNLHVDLVLTRWRDSERSVLEYLAVLGETQGLLALPAGPVQTTDVLPVTLKRTMGKTLYEKLNEKVSDGIKVFEGYVDDCRNTDNAWVETTVLNIHLDRSSPLMVDISNMAVSAYGSLLWQEVSGRARLSSNQRESLRQIAELHNRKF, from the exons ATGTTGTTGCTGACGTTTATCCAAGTGAAAGAACGGCCACAAGAAAGCAGCAAGATGG AAATGCTGCAAAAATTTGAGAACAGGATCCAACCGCAGCAAACGATCAAGCAGCTCCAGGGGAAAACACTTCAGCTGAAACAAGCGgtttcttgttttaaaaag CGCTGCACGTTTGCCGCCTGGGTCAGGGAGAACGTCAACAAGAGGGAGTGCTGCTTCTTTGAAAAAGGTGTCAG AGCGGATGTATGCAAGTGTGGCTACTCTAAGACCGATCATGTGGATGAAGCCATCAAGCCGGAGGACTTCACAGGCGAGTCGTgggacagacacagacacatccGTGAAGTCCCCACCGATGCTTTTGGAGACATCAGCTTTGGTGGTTTGGGACAAAAGACTGGCCAG TATGCGCGAGTGTCCACAGACACCAGCCCTGAAATCCTGTACCAGTTATTGACCGATCAGTGGAAACTTTCCCCTCCCAACCTGCTAATCTCAGTGACCGGAGGAGCCAAGAACTTCTACCTGAAGGCTCGTCTCAAGACGGTCTTCCACAGAGGTCTCATTAAAGTGGCCCAGACcacag GTGCATGGATCATCACTGGTGGCACACATACTGGTGTGATGAAGCATGTCGGGCGGGCTGTGAGGGACTACGCCCTGAGCAGCTCCACGCAGGGTCAAATCGTGGCCATCGGAGTAGCAACGTGGGGAATAATTCACAACAGGGATGCTCTGGTGCATCCAGAG GGTTGTTTCCCAGCCCATTATGTGATGGACATTGAGGGCCAAGGCCGACTCTCCTGCCTCGATAACAACCACACCCACTTCCTGCTGGTGGACGATGGGACTCAGGGACAATATGGAGTGGAGATTGAGCTGCGGAGCCGTCTGGAGAAGTGCATCGCTGGGAAGCGTCTTGGAAACAAAG AAAGCGGCGTGACCAtccctgtggtgtgtgtggttttggaTGGGGGACCAGGCACTCTAAAT aCCATCTATAACGCCATGCTGAACAGTACACCGTGTGTGATCTTGGAGGGCTCTGGGAGAATAGCAGATGTGATCGCTCAGGTGGCAGGGCTGCCACCAGGCCGGATCACCATCGCCCTCATCCACCAGTTAATGAAAAAGTTCTTTGGCGAAGAGTATGAAAGGTTCCCCGACCTCAAGATCATAGAATGGACCAAGAAG ATTCAGGACATCATCAGGATGTCTCAATTGCTGACAGTCTTCAGAATAAGCGATGACGATCAAGGGGATGTGGATGTAGCTATCCTCCAAGCACTGCTCAAAG CCTCGAGGACCAGCGAATCACTGGGAATCGACTGCTGGAAGAGGCAGCTGGAGCTGGCTATAGCTTGGAACCGAGTGGACATAGCTGAGACTGAGATCTTCACTGAGGAGAGCCACTGGAAG TCCAGTGACCTCCACTGGGCCATGTTGTCAGCCCTGGTTGGCAACAAACCTCAGTTTGTGCGTCTGCTGCTGGAGAACGGTGTGAATCTGAGGGAtttcctgcaggaggaggagactcTGTGCGAGCTCTACAAAGAGATGCCCGGCTGCTTCTTTCTTGGTAAACTGGCCAAGCGGGTCCAAAATTCAAGCCGCATCAGGAGGCGGGTGATCGGCATCAGGTCTCGAAATCACTCGGGTGAATTGATCACCATGACTCACGTGTCTGGCGAGGTGCGCCACCTGCTGGGCAGTTTCACCCAGCCCCTCTACCttccctccaccacgataaacCAGTTCAACATGTCTATAGAGGATTCATCTTCATCA CTGTCTAAAAGTCAGGCAGGATCACAGGCTGCACTCAGGGAGGCCGTTGCTGAAGCACCGAGAGACCCGGGCAGAGACCTTTTCCTTTGGGCCATCGTGCAAAACAATAAGGAGCTGGCTGAAATTGCCTGGGAGCAG TGCAGGGATTGCATGTCTGCCGCCCTGGCCGCCAGTCAGATCCTGAAGAAGCTGGCGGCGGAAGGAAGTGATGCAGACGAGGCTGAGGAAATGAAAGAGCTCGCCAATCACTATGAGAAACACGCCATCG GTGTCTTCAGTCAGTGCCACAACAGTGACGAAGACCGGGCTCGGAAGTTGTTGGTTCATGCGTCACCGCTTTGGGGGAGGACGACGTGCCTGAGGCTGGCGCTGGAGGCCGATGATAAAAGCTTTGTAGCTCAGTCAGGTGTTCAG GCTCTTCTGACGCAGATCTGGTGTGGTGAGCTCTCAGTGGACAACCCTGTGTGGAGAGTGATGGTCTGCATGGTTTTCTTCCCACTCATCTACACCAGCTTTCTGGTTTTCAG ACGTGATGAAGTCATCCAGAGAGAAACTGCAAAGAACGAGGAAATCAAGACGGTGGAGAAAGTGACTGGAAGCACACTGCGAACAAACTCTCGTAGCCT TGACCTCGCCAGCCTGAGGCGCCTGAAGCCTCTGAGGAGCTGGTCCAAGCTGGTGAGCTTGTATAGCTCTCCGCAGGTCAAGTTTTTTTGGAACATCGTGTCTTACTTCgccttcctcttcctgttcgCGGTGGTGCTGATGATCGACTTCCAGGACCTGCCCTCTCCTTTGGAGCTGCTGCTTTATATCTGGCTGCTCTCTCTGGTGTgcgaggaggtcagacag CTGTTTCATGATCCTGATGGCTTCGGGTTTCGTAAGAAATCCAAAATGTACATCAACGACCTGTGGAATATTTTAGACGTACTGTCCATCATCCTCTTTATCATTGGCCTTGCACTTAG GCTGACGACTGTGCTCTTCTATGCGGGTAAAGTCCTCCTCTGCATCGACTTTGTGGTCTTCTGCCTCCGTCTCATGGCCATCTTCACTATCAGCAAAACCCTGGGACCCAAAATCATCATTGTGAAGAGGATG ATGATGGATATGTTCTTCTTCATGTTCCTGCTGAGTATCTGGGTGGTGGCGTACGGTGTGGCCAAACAAGGCATCCTCATCCACAACGACAATCGGCTAGACTGGATCCTCCGCGGGGCAGTTTATGAGCCGTACCTCATCATATTTGGGGATTTTCCCCAAAATATTGAAT ATTCCGGATTTGACCTCAACTCTTGCAGTATGAATGGCACCGATCCTCTGAAGCCAAAGTGTCCCGTGCTGAACGAAAGCCAAACCCCAGCATTCCCTGAGTGGCTCACCATCATCATGCTCTGTGTTTACCTGCTCTTTGCCAACATACTGCTGCTCAACCTGCTCATAGCCATCTTCAA CTTTACGTTCCAGGAAGTTCAGGACAACACTGACAGAATCTGGAAATTTCAAAGATATGAGCTGATTAAGGAGTACCACAGCCGCCCCGCTGCGCCTCCTCCTTTCATCATCCTCAGCcatctttacatcttcatcagGAACGTGGTGCTGTGCAGGCCCCCCATCGTATGCAAAGAGTTCA AGAACGAGCTTCTcgagagtgaggaagaggagctgttGTCGTGGGAGGCCTTGATGAAGGACAGATACCTGCAGTCCACTCAGCAGGAGCAGAGCCAGAGCATGGAGCGACGCATCCTGGACACAGCCCAGAA GGTTACCACCATAGGCGATCGGctggagagggaagaggagaagagcTCTGATGCCATGTTGAAAAGACTGGCTCGACTAGAGGAGCAG GTCGTCCAGTCAGCCAGAGCCCTGCAGTGGATTATGGACAGTCTGAAATCTCAGGGTTTTGCAGCAAAAGAAGCACAGTCACTGA CATTAACAACAACAGACGAGTCCCCTGACACGTATGTCAGTACATCAGAGAAAGAAGACGGGTTCCACGTGAACGCCCGACAGTTTCATTACCCAGGCAGCAAAGTCACGCGCTTCCCTGTGCCTGACGAGAAGGTGCCATGGGAG gtcGGCTTCAGCTCATACATGCCAATTTATTTCGCCTCTGAAGACAGTGAAGACCAAGTAGATGG ATCAGAAGTAGCGGCTTCAGATAATTACAA AAACCCACAAGGGAGGACGGGCATCAGAGGACGAGGCACACTGAGCCGCCTCGGTCCAAATCTGCACGTAGACCTTGTGCTTACACG CTGGCGAGACAGCGAGCGATCTGTTTTGGAGTACCTGGCGGTTTTGGGAGAGACCCAAGGACTGTTGGCTTTACCTGCC GGACCCGTCCAAACTACTGACGTCCTGCCAGTGACTCTTAAGAGGACCATGGGAAAGACGCTGTATGAAAAGCTAAATGAAAAAGTATCAGACGGAATAAAG GTGTTCGAGGGTTATGTGGACGACTGCAGGAACACGGATAACGCCTGGGTGGAAACCACCGTCTTAAACATTCACCTGGACAGATCGAGCCCGCTGATGGTCGATATCAGCAACATG GCGGTGAGCGCCTACGGTTCCCTTCTGTGGCAGGAGGTGAGCGGCAGGGCCCGACTCAGCTCAAACCAAAGAGAGTCTCTGCGGCAGATTGCCGAGCTGCACAACAGGAAGTTCTGA